The Mucilaginibacter rubeus genomic interval TCTGTTATAAGAGCATAGTGGCTGATGTCATCGATGACCCCGTTAAAAGAAAAGTAAAAGTTTTGCTGGAGGATGACCGCAGCTTTGATTTCGACCGCATCATCATCTGTACCGGTCACCTTTGGCCGCTCAGGTATGAAGGGAAAGTCAAAGGCTGGTTTGATTCTCCTTATCCGCCGGCCAAGATCAGTGTAAAGGTAAATCACGCAGTCGCCATACGTGGTTCGTCGCTAACAGCCATCGACGCGATCCGGACTTTGGGCAGGCATAACGGCACTTTTAAGAAAATAGATGGGAAACTGTGTTTTACGGCCGATGATCCAAATTTCAGAATCGTCATGTATTCCCGCAATGGACTGCTGCCTGCAGTACGGTTTCATCTGGAAGATTCACATTTAGGCAAAGAAACGGTATTGCCTGCTGAAGAGGTAGAAGCGTTGCGCGCACAGCATGAAGGTTTTTTGCCCCTGGACTATGTTTTTGAAAAGAATTTCAAAGCCGGAATTTTAAGGCAGGATCCGGGATTCTATCAGCAGATCAAAGAAATGAACATGGAATCCTTTGTGGACTGGATCATGGAGCAACGAGCACAGGCGGATCCCTTTGAATTGTTAAAAGAGGAATACGCGGAGGCGGAACAGTCTATAAAAAAACGCGAGTCAATTTACTGGAAAGAAATGCTGGCCATCCTGAGCTTTGCCATGAATTATCCAGCCAAGTATTTTTCGGCGGAAGATTGGCTGCGGATGCAGAAAAAGTTGATGCCACTCATTTCCGTTGTGATCGCTTTTGTACCACAAAGCTCGGCTGAAACTCTGCTGGCGATGCATCAGGCCGGTAAATTGGAGCTGCTTGCTGTGGGAGAAGACGGCTCCTTCGAGCCAGGCGAGGACGGGGGCGTGCTTATCGATGGCACGCATTACCAAACCTTTGTGGATTGCATTGGTCAGCCCCATTTGAAATATGAAGAATTGCCTTATCCGGGCCTGTTGCAAAACCGTACGTTGAGTCCGGCGCGCTTACGGTTCAGGGATCCGGAAAAAGGCAGGCAAATGATGAGCGATGACCAGCAAAAGGTGATAGTTGATGATCAGGAGAACTATTACCTGACGGTGCCGGGCGTAAGTATCAATGACAGCTTTCAGGCGGTTGATGAGTTCAATGCACTGAACGAACGGATCTACATCATGGCCGTGCCGTTCATCGGGGGATTTAATCCGGATTATTCCGGCCTGGATTTTTGTGAAGCGGCCTCTAAAGCCATTATCGATAGCTTATGAAATTATTTATGGTCTTACTGGGCTCGAAGGCGCCGAAAAGGAATGTCGAGCAGCACGATTTCTTTTTCGGGATTGCTGAAAAACTTGGTGACCTCAAACAGCAATTTGTCGGGTTTTGGCCGGAAGCGGGGAACAGCCTGCATATCGATGGCTGGCGGGAGATCAACTTTGTGGATGGTTACCGCGTCGACATTATGCCCGGAGAGAATCATGGAAATAATAAACGCATTTTTTTTATCAACCTGGGCGGTTATACCTCCGGGAAACTGGAAGAACAGCATTACACCTTGCTGACGGTTCAGGATGACCGGATGTCTGCCCTGAAAGCGAGCAAACTGACGGTTTTTTTCAGAACCGCGACTATCAAAGGTCTGAAAGGAGCGGATGCACACATCGACGAAAAATATGGTATTGATGTGGACGAGATCTACCGGATCGAAGACTTGTTATCACCGGAAACAAAGGCGCGCTGGCATATTCACTTAACTGCGGTGGAAAATGCTTCCGTAGACGAAGTCCACCTGGGGTATTTAAAAATGGGGCAGCTGGGCTAAACTGCTCCCGAAAAAAGATCAATTTTTACAACAAACGCCTCATCTTATTTTTTAATGACAGTTATGGCCATAAAATCAGCATGTTTATTGGAATGGGTAAAAAAACGCTATGAGGGAAAAATTATTCCGCTGAGTAATGTGCCTTACATTCAACATGTTTCGGCAGTTGCGGAAATAGCTGCGCATTATACTGCGTTCGGTTACGAAGCAGGGCTGTGCCATGATATGCTTGAAGATGGGATTTGCAGCAACGATGAGCTGATTTCTGCTTTGTCTTCCTGTTCATACAGCCTGGGAGAAAGAAAAGCTATTTTAGCATTGGTACTTGAATTAACAGATCATTATACTTGCGAGGCTTACCCCGAACTCAGCAAAAAGGAGCGGAGGCGAAAAGAAAGCAAGCGTCTGCGGAAGGTCAGCGCCGCAGCACAAACGGTTAAATATGCCGATCTCTTATACAATATGGATTGGAAGCTACGCTACGAACCTGAAAAAGTGCAACGGTACCTAAAACGAAAAATCCGCTTGCTGGAGCGCCTGGATAAAGGGAGCACAACCTTGCATCAAAAAGTACTGGACCATGCGTATAGTCTTAATCCAAACAATGTGCACTAATTACACTATTAATACTGTAAGGCAGCTGTATAGTCATGCATAAATCAAGGGCGGTGAGCTTTTTCAAGCAGCCTTAATATATGGATTGACCTTTTTTATTAGCACAGCTAAATCGAATGGCTTAGCGATAAGATCACTAGCCCCCGCGTCCATCGCTATTGATTTTCCATCATTGCTGGCTTAAATCACAATAACCGGCAAGGCTGCAGTAGCTGGCTTTTCCTTATGTTCCGAAGTAACTGGTCTCCTGAAATTGCAGAAAACGAGTATGGCTAACCCGACCAGGCTGTAAACATTTGATGGAGCTCTTTTATTGGTGCTCGAATGTTTCGTCCGGTTAATGCGCATAGTTTTGTTAGCCTATCGTGTTTGGTTGTTTATTTTTTTTTATAGACAAGAGTTTAAGTGTGTCGGGTATCCAGCGGCAGGCTAAAATGAAACACAGAGCCGATTCCACTTTGGCTTTCAGCCCAGACTTTGCCCCCATGACGTTCAATGATCTCCGAGCTCAGATAAAGGCCGATGCCAAAACCCGAGATATGCCGGGTATGGTTCGATTCCACGCGGTAATAACGGTCAAATATGCGTTCAAGATCACCGGGCTCTATACCCATTCCTTCGTCTTTGACGCTGACCACTACTTCTTCATCCTGTGTTTTACACATGACGTAAACATCCTTTGCCTTTGGTGAATATTTAATGGCATTGCTAATGAAGTTCGATATAACAGATGCTATTTTATCGCGATCTGCATTCAAACGGATCAAGGGGCATCCATCGAAGTGGATCTCGTGGCTACCAAAGATGAGTTGAGTTTCTTCGATGGCCTCCAGAATCAACTCACAAAGGTCAAACTCTTGTTTATCAATATGGATCTTACCTGACTCAAGACGGGATATGTTTAAAAAACCATTGATCATATTTGTCATCCGCTTGATCTGCAATGCACCTTTCTGCATTGCGCCGGAAAGAAACTTATCTTCGCTGTTTTTTAATTTCAGGTTCGCTACCTGAATAATGGCCCCAAGGGATGTTAACGGGGTTTTTAATTCATGACTTACCATTCCGATGAAATCACTTTTTCGCGTTTCAGCTTGTTTTTTCTCCGTGATGTCCCTGGCAATTTTTGAAACACCTATGATCCTGCCGGCTTTATCACGGATCGGCGAGACGGTAACAGAAACGTCGATCAGTATGCCTTCCTTGGTCAACCGCTTGGTTTCGAAATGATTGATGCTTTTACCCGAGGCGATGGTGGCCAATATGTGCGGCTCCTCGGAATGACGATCCGGTGGTATTACCTTGTAAATACTGTCTCCGATCATTTCCTCGGCTGTATAACCAAAAACACGCTGAGCAGATGCATTCCAACTGGTTATAATCCCTTCAAGTGTTTTACTCACAATTGCATCGTGTGAATTTTCGATGATTGCTGCCAGCTTCGCACTTTTCTCGTCCGCTTCCTTCATGTCACTGATATCCACCACTGTGCCAATAAAAAGTATTGGTTTTTCGACTTCAAAGTAAACTGTTCCCTGTGCTTTGATCCAACGTGTTTCCCCGTTGTCAAAACGGATGATGCGATAGCTGATATCATAATGGCCATTGCCTGCCGGGTTCAATACTTCGTTGATGGCAACCTCTACCCATTGCCGGTCATCGGCATGTATATGGTCAGCAAATGCCTGGTAATCCGGTACCAGATTATCCGGAATGCCATAGACATCACGGCATTCTTTAGACCAGTACAATCCCCCGCTTTGCGGGTAGTATTCCCAGGTGCCGAGGCTTGTTGATTCTATCGCCATGCGCAGCCGCGATGAACTGGCCTCCAGCTCGCGGTTGGTAGCTTCATATCGTTTTTGTATCTCGGTGAGTTCTTCGTTAGTTGTCGCCAGCTCTTCGTTGGCTGCAGCCATTTCCTCGTTAATTTGCTGGAGCTCCACACGGGCCTCTACCTGGGAGGTAACATCGATCGTAATGGCGAAAACGCCGACGATTTCGCCGGCAGCATCCCTGTATGCCTGGTAAACAAAGTTCTGGTAGACTACTTCCTGCCTTCCGTGGCGGATCAATGACACCGGCAATTCACTGGCATAAAATGGCTCGCCGGTTTCATACACCTTTTTCATGACCTCTTCCAAACCCTGCCCGCGGGCGTCAGGCAAAGCTTCGAAAACAGGTCTGTTCATGACGTCCGCCAGTGGTTTTCCCCACAACTCAATCATCATATCGTTGGCGACGGTAATGACATGATCAGTTCCCATCAGAATACACATCGCCACCGGGGCCTGGGCGATCATTGCTTTAAGGTTTTTTTCGCTTTGTTCTATCTGTCTCCTTGCGATCACCCGGTCGGTAATTTCTGATGACATCACCAATACCCCCGTACGTTTGCCGTTTAAATCGGTAAGCGGCTGGTAAGTATAATCCACAAATGTTTCACGAATACTGCCATCCGGATTTTCGAACAGTACGGGACTTTCTTTTACATCAATGATGTCACCTGTAGCCATCACATGCCTTAACTGCCCGGCAAAAGGCTGTCCCGCCAAATCCGGAAGTATTTCAAGGAATGGTTTACCTACCACCTCTGCCGCAGTTTTATGCCAGTAATCGAGGTTTGACTGATTGATCATCTCAACGATCAGTTCGTTCCCCCGGATCACGACGACCGAAGCCGGTAACATATTGATCAGCAATTGTAATTGCTGTTCTTCCAGTTTACGCTCTGTAACATCACGTGTTGTGCCTGCAATGGAGGTCACTTCCCCAACCTCATTAAAGACTGGCGTAAAAATGTAATCATAGATCCGCTTCCCCAGTATAGCGTGGGGAAAGGAAACTTCTCCGCGAATTGGTTTTCCTGTAGCAACCACAAGATCTATTTCTCTTTCATGCATTTCGGCGTGCCAGGGTTCGTAGCCGTTTTCCAACAAACTTTTCCCTACTGCGTCTTCATAGGATTTTCCCCACATCGTCAGTAGTGCTTTGTTCGCGTAGGTGAACCGGTAGTCCAGCCCGAACACATACATCAGGTCAGGCGAACTGGAGGTTATCGTTTCATATATTCTTTTTTGCCGATCGGAGGATTCTC includes:
- a CDS encoding FAD/NAD(P)-binding protein: MKKGNSQEMAILGGGPAALFIFKRLVARRLPGLNITIFEKNDRLGYGMPYGHNGAADEHVTNVSGNEIPELMNDLADWIKKVPKDTLDKYHIAPGNFNDYKVLPRLLFGQYLNDQFNLLLKQAREKGIETTVCYKSIVADVIDDPVKRKVKVLLEDDRSFDFDRIIICTGHLWPLRYEGKVKGWFDSPYPPAKISVKVNHAVAIRGSSLTAIDAIRTLGRHNGTFKKIDGKLCFTADDPNFRIVMYSRNGLLPAVRFHLEDSHLGKETVLPAEEVEALRAQHEGFLPLDYVFEKNFKAGILRQDPGFYQQIKEMNMESFVDWIMEQRAQADPFELLKEEYAEAEQSIKKRESIYWKEMLAILSFAMNYPAKYFSAEDWLRMQKKLMPLISVVIAFVPQSSAETLLAMHQAGKLELLAVGEDGSFEPGEDGGVLIDGTHYQTFVDCIGQPHLKYEELPYPGLLQNRTLSPARLRFRDPEKGRQMMSDDQQKVIVDDQENYYLTVPGVSINDSFQAVDEFNALNERIYIMAVPFIGGFNPDYSGLDFCEAASKAIIDSL
- a CDS encoding DUF1543 domain-containing protein, yielding MKLFMVLLGSKAPKRNVEQHDFFFGIAEKLGDLKQQFVGFWPEAGNSLHIDGWREINFVDGYRVDIMPGENHGNNKRIFFINLGGYTSGKLEEQHYTLLTVQDDRMSALKASKLTVFFRTATIKGLKGADAHIDEKYGIDVDEIYRIEDLLSPETKARWHIHLTAVENASVDEVHLGYLKMGQLG
- a CDS encoding PAS domain S-box protein, whose protein sequence is MNLKDDEHLKFFIESAPIGIAVLDASVLEFEIVNEKFLEITGNVKSEILGKSFWTPFPETRKSYEEELIRISKTGRPYQAEDLELKITKNGREDSVFLNFVFVPVSNVSDKITKIAVWVIEHKTRQPKVQTIIETNEKRLKALVNATSDVVYSLSADWEIMQPLDGRGFLQDTSRPIKGWRTQNIHPDHMELVNKTIAGAIHEKKIFQLEHKVIRADGSAGWTFSRAVPILNVDGEIIEWFGTASDITERKHMELELQRSRESSDRQKRIYETITSSSPDLMYVFGLDYRFTYANKALLTMWGKSYEDAVGKSLLENGYEPWHAEMHEREIDLVVATGKPIRGEVSFPHAILGKRIYDYIFTPVFNEVGEVTSIAGTTRDVTERKLEEQQLQLLINMLPASVVVIRGNELIVEMINQSNLDYWHKTAAEVVGKPFLEILPDLAGQPFAGQLRHVMATGDIIDVKESPVLFENPDGSIRETFVDYTYQPLTDLNGKRTGVLVMSSEITDRVIARRQIEQSEKNLKAMIAQAPVAMCILMGTDHVITVANDMMIELWGKPLADVMNRPVFEALPDARGQGLEEVMKKVYETGEPFYASELPVSLIRHGRQEVVYQNFVYQAYRDAAGEIVGVFAITIDVTSQVEARVELQQINEEMAAANEELATTNEELTEIQKRYEATNRELEASSSRLRMAIESTSLGTWEYYPQSGGLYWSKECRDVYGIPDNLVPDYQAFADHIHADDRQWVEVAINEVLNPAGNGHYDISYRIIRFDNGETRWIKAQGTVYFEVEKPILFIGTVVDISDMKEADEKSAKLAAIIENSHDAIVSKTLEGIITSWNASAQRVFGYTAEEMIGDSIYKVIPPDRHSEEPHILATIASGKSINHFETKRLTKEGILIDVSVTVSPIRDKAGRIIGVSKIARDITEKKQAETRKSDFIGMVSHELKTPLTSLGAIIQVANLKLKNSEDKFLSGAMQKGALQIKRMTNMINGFLNISRLESGKIHIDKQEFDLCELILEAIEETQLIFGSHEIHFDGCPLIRLNADRDKIASVISNFISNAIKYSPKAKDVYVMCKTQDEEVVVSVKDEGMGIEPGDLERIFDRYYRVESNHTRHISGFGIGLYLSSEIIERHGGKVWAESQSGIGSVFHFSLPLDTRHT